The genomic interval GCAACTTAAACCAGACTGCCAGAACAAATCACGATCACCAGCATAAGAAGTCATCAACGAGCGGTGACGGCATAGTCTTCTTAACTAATTACGGCGACAGGTGCAGATCCAGCGCCAGTGAGACCAAAGGCTAAGGATGGACTATCAAACATGGCCGGAAAGGAACTGCCGGCTTATTACTCTCCAAAGAAAGACATTGTGGTGATCATAATGGAGGTTGATGACTTGGAGACTCAACAAGCAATCTCTTCTTTGATCTTTCATTGGAGCTGATTCGACATGGCATGAAAGAAGCGCAGATTTGGAAGGGAGTTCTCTAGAATTTAGGATTTAAACAGTAAGAGTGCGTTTGATAGCATTTAAGTGCAAATGAAAGTATTTTCCaacttacataaaaaataaaaaccatctcTCTCCTAGATgaaattttctatagaaaataggcaaaaacatgttttaatgattgtatcatgaaattaaattccatgaaaaatatagtgtCTCAAACAccaaagataaaatttaattccttAAATGAGACATTTTTCATGCATCTTCTATACTATCAATTACATCCTAACGAATTATAACGATAAGATCTAAAGTAACTTGCACGTGCTTAATTGTTTGCGTTCCAAATTCTCGTTCTTAACTCTTGAGGAATTTAAGATTACATAATGTGGCATTAAATATCTGTTAGGATCGGCGGCGAAGCCAGAGAGATCTTCGGCCGCGTTCAGGTCGATTATTGCAGCCATTGACACCCGACTGGCATTAGATGGAAGCATCAGCAACAGTGACAATAGATATGGTGCATCACTGTCCATGATGGCGGCCAAGTTGTCGTACGAGAACGAAGCTTTTGTTGAAGCTATTGTGGAACATCGTTGGAAGGTAACTATATCGATTCATTGGCAGACCCACCatgtaaaatcaattaaatCCTTTCCTTTTAAGCTTCTAATGTATATGATTTTGCTGTGACATGAGCAACATTTTGGCGTTTTGTTCTGCTTTTGCAGATGCAGTTCTTGGGGTTCTTTAATTTCTGGAACGGTAAGAAgattgcttcttcttcatttataaataaatccaaacccatcaagaaaactaaaataagattaattaaattcaGTCTAATTATAACTGATGAAGGATTTtcggaagtggtagccgcacgttcccttcttgtctctctgaatgtacctgcaatggagacggggcttgctcccccggtcgatctccgatgattaagttagttttttgatctagggttccttgtcccttttaaactatgttaattgatggaaaaaataaggagaatccCCCACCTTCCTCGCTTACCTCTTCTCGGGATAGGAAtcatgagggatcttcgggatcttcctcccgctttcttcgggactttcccgataagggtttcgcgatagcctccgcctccgaggagttcgggataactgttgcctccgtgatcttcggtgggatagcctgttcctgagatctcgggggtttctctattgagtgcttatctgattgacgtggcaatgcttgtctgctgtgtatcttttgaccgctgtTTAGGTATTCGTCtcggcgtaattatgggaccgagggcgttcccctcatcacttgcccccccactccttgagctcttcGGCTTGAAGGGCCCGAGGAGTAGTAAGGCCCCTGAGGCTCTTCACTttaactccttttttttttttttttttttttgcgtctGGCAGACGCGAAAATCAATCGGTTTTGACGGCGGTATCCCTTCCCTATGCGCTGTCCGAGGCCGTTTCGTCTTTCGAGCTCTGTCAGTGCGGGGTGATCAATGCTCATTATTGCTCGTCCTTTGGTCTCTTATCCCCGCagtttaatcttttaaaatgggAACCCTTCAGTCCCTCTACTTCTCTTTTCGTGTGACTTTCCTTCagttttagcttttcttgtgcCCGCAAGTGTTTTCCTCCTCTTTCGCCTCTCTTTCTCCTAGCTTTTTGCCATGGCGATAATCGGTTCTGGAAGGTTTAATCCCGCTGGTGCAGAGCTTATTGAGTGGGAAAAACATCCTGCTGCGTCGATTCCATGTCAATGGATGAGCCAAGCGGAATGTCAACAGTTTAGAGAAAAGTACAACGTCCCCGAAGAGTGGGAGGTAGAGTTCAACAGCCATCTACGAGCATGTCATCCCGTCGCCGGCCGCCTTTGCATTtataagtgtgcttttgacagGGGCTTTCGGCTCCCTTCCCGGAGAAGAGTGATGACCCTACTTCAACATCTTACTATCGCTCCCGCCCAACTGTCTCCCTTCGGATGGCGATACTTGATGGGGTTCCTCCTTATTTGTCATTCTGGCAAAATTGAGCCAACTGGAGACCtcttcgactatttcttcacgaCCAACCGCGACCCCGGAGGGTGGATCTCCATCTCCCCTCGGATCGTGAAAGATAGCCGTCTTCTCGCCTGCAAGGGATACTCTAATCTTGAGATTTCTGCTTCGACTCTCATGCAATCCGGCGGGTCGAAAGATTCTGATGATTGGAAGGAGCGTTTTGTCTTCGTCCGCCCCAGGCCATCCGGCTCTTCTCAAGAGATCTGGTCTGTCAGTAATGAGTGGACTCTGGACACTAAGCATAAGCGTCCGAGTGTCGAGACCATTGAAGATTTCGCCTGCCGACTTATGAAGAACAGTCGGAACTGGGAAGAAGGATGGCTCTCCAATCCCAGCCTTTCCCAAGCGGGTTTGGACGGCGAGAACTGTGAGctctttttccttcatcttcttctttttctctctctttttcctttgtctGTATTTGATTTTCGTTGTTGTCTCTTTCTTAGATGAAGAGGTCTGGGAAATATCTTATTCTGCTATCACCAAAGGAATGATTTTGGACTTCCCTGGGAGTAAAGGCCCTTCGGCACCTTCCGGCAACCAGAGGGTGTTGGAGAGGACTGCGCCTTCCGAGCGAATTCCAAAGAGCAAGAAGAGTAACAAGAAGAGCTCATTACCGTCCAGGTCGCGAAGGGCGGTGGAGGAAGACCCCgggaccttccaagaggcttccAAGGGGAGCATTGCTGGGGGTTCGGGGGACCCATCTTCCCCGCTTCTCCTTTCTCAAACCAGAGGCTCTCCGACCGCCCGGCGAGAAGCCTCCACCATGCCTGCGCGTTTGCCGATCTCTCCCGAAGACGATTCGGCGACCATCGCTCAGGTGCTTGCTGTAGCTCGCGCAGAGGCCCAGAAAAGGCAAACCATGGCAGGTACGGAGTCCAGTGCTACGCCTCCCAGCATCCCtatcagttcgatttttaaacGAATTTTTACGCTATTGGCACCAGCGGGGCGTTCGGAGCTGACGGGAGAGGCTTCGCTGGAGGAGGCTTCGGTGTTGTCGGCGAAGGAGATTTTAGCGCGTCGAACGAAGCGTCGCAGGGTGGAAACCGCCTCCCCAGCTGCTGCTCCCTCCGAGCCTTCGGCTCCTGAAGCCACCAATTCTCCTTCAACGGCCTTAGTCTTACCGGAGACTCTACGAACTCCGAACGAGATCGACTATTGCGCTGAAATTCTAAGGGTGCGACCGtactccttcttcttttgaCTTTTCGCTTTTTCTATGCGAGTAGGTCTTAATCTGTACTCTGCTTTTACTTCCTCAGAACCTTACGGAGTTCCAAGGTTTGGTCTCTCGACGAGAGTCCGAACTTCAAACTCGGATCATCTCCCTGGAGTCTGAAGTGGAAAGGCTTCGAGGGTTGGAATCTCTTTCTTCCCAACTGTCGGGTTTCGAGCACCGTGTTCATATTTTAACCAAGTCTGTGGAGCTGGCGCAAGAAGATGCTCGACTTGCCAACGAAGCCGAAGCTCAAGC from Diospyros lotus cultivar Yz01 chromosome 8, ASM1463336v1, whole genome shotgun sequence carries:
- the LOC127807218 gene encoding uncharacterized protein LOC127807218; amino-acid sequence: MKEKELTVLAVQTRLGKAGIGEPSFFPVPTVLHKSAGEIFNGLDTRTLMLSVQSPLITDRPDLLRRAGWPGADEDKTLLPIIRIFRPAGLHESRSRNLKIRVSLAGEKTAIFHDPRGDGDPPSGVAVGREEIVEEVSSWLNFARMTNKEEPHQVSPSEGRQLGGSDSKMLK